ctatttcattattttctattttttcaaccTTACTCTTTAACAGAGTTTCTCCTTTTTGTGACATAATTACAGATTCCATTTCCCACTCTTCTAAATATTGTTCAtcagttttatttcttttttcttcatctttgtGGGTTTTATTATGCACATTATTATCAGAAATTACCTTTTTAACTAATTCTTGTTCTTTATCCCATATGTCGCATTTATCTGTGGATCTTTTTCTGCTTTCAACTTTtacttcttctttaattttctttaacggAACTTGTGAATGTactaattttgtattttctaaaGAAGAAGATTCTAAAGATGACTTtcgtattacttttattatatcttcattgttttgtttattactatattctttcttctgtTTAGTCTTTTTGTTtgttatccttttttttctcttatcttCAGACGAATCACTACTACTAGAATCGGAactcatttttcttcttcttttctttttcatttttgctaTTCGTTtcgctttctttttccatttctcagctttccgttttttcttttttcgtttcttccgtTTATCGTCAGAACTGGAAGAATCACTGCTACTAGTACTACTATCACTGCTATCTGAATCTGATAATGAATCTGaatcatttgatattttacgttttctctttcttctttttatttcttcttcagaGTCAGAGGAACTTGACGAACTAGAAGATTCACTACTACTGGAAGTCaccttttttcgtttctttttttttcttgtctcTTTAGAGTCAGAATTCTCATCGCTCATACGTTCTACTTTGATTCGAACGTTTTCCCAATCGCTGGGTATGGATTTAGAATCTTCTGATTCACTTTTATCacgcatatttttattctccagTCTTACTCGTTTTTGAACCTGAATGTGAGTACTGCTTAATGACATTTTATCATCCTCAGTCTCCGtaattttctctaaattttgtcgattttcattagatttatatttttcttcaattttatttgaatcacTTTTATCCGACTTTTCAGACATACTATGCTCTACAAATGAGAAATTGTCATCTGGTAAATtagtttctatattaaattcgtGGTAACTTAATGTTGAAGTAGGTTTATTCGGTTTAGGAGAGAATTCCTTTGATATAGGAATATCACTGCAAACCATCTTCATAAATTGTTCATATTCCGATGCTAATTTTTCATTACCCGCAGACTGTAACAAAGGGGATGTTGATTGTCTATTATCATCTACTTTTTTACCACTAGAAATCTCAActtcattaacatttttatctttattgacATCTTCTTCTATTGTACTTAACTGTGGAGAAAATTCCTctgattctaaaataaattttatatgttaaatatattctttattttataaataaaatatacaaaatgtttACCACGTTCTGAAACAGTATTGCCTGATTTCGTCTCattttcttgttctttttcCGTATCATTGGATAATTTATCTTCGTCTTCGCTATCCCATTTCGATTTAGGTAATTGTACATTAATAGGTACATGCCATTTAATCTTTTCATCAGATTTGCATATACCTGCTTTTGGATACCAATTACGTTGAGATATTTCAGTTTCTCCCTCAGCATCCTctctagaattattaaaatctgaataggtaaaagaaaattggtcaaacaaaatattttaatataccgtATAAAATCTGCATCGCATATGTTACGCATTTTTTCACGATGATCGATGGTTACTGCTTGAAGAATTTGTTGATGATTGATAAAAAGAGATATGCGAGGATTTTCAGAATAAAACAATTGAGGCCTTCCGCGTTTAGTTATTCTTATTGATTCAGGAGGATATTCTTTAGGACCATCAAGTCCTTCAACGATAAAAGCATAACGTTTTAAACGACaatcatttatcattaacATTTGTTCAAAGTGACGCACATAATCTTCAGctgttctataatatataataattttataatatttttcaaatatttatttaatatgcaaaaaaaatataaataatatatgtatttttaaaatacataatatatttttaaaatacaaacctGTTCTTTGTTGATCGTTCAGAATAATCATGTCTTCTAATCTCAATAATATCATCCATTGTTATACCACACTTTTTTAACTCTATCCATGAAGAAGAAttcattatatctttatctttttcttttcctttatctttgtctttttccttttcttttttatccttgATTTCAGATCTTTCCTGTGAAtcacttctcttttctttaaaattttctctcttttcttttattcctttcttttctcgtatATCTTCCCACTTATCTTTATCATTatcctttttatctttatcttcatattttttatctttattttcttcatactTATTGTCTTCccgtttttctttatcatcttttttatctttatcttttctaCGTTGTTCTTTatcataagaaattttatagtatCGTTCTTTATTACTGTAATCTTTGGATTCTCTACTCGCACTATCTCTTCGTTCTTCTCTTCCATATCGTCTTCTTAAAaagttttgtatattatttatacatataaaaatataagaatttatcatacatataaaaacaataaattttgttatacctttctgaatatttattttctattgcaGATTTTAAACCACTTTTATGAGAAACATTAACATcttgtttacttttttctcttattatctttacattttctaataaattttgtccatttctatttgtataattttcttcttccaaactagctgtaaaataatttagctATTgccaaaaattttaacttaaaatatgTCATACTAAATACCTGCAGCCATAGCTTCAGCCAATAACATTTTACTTTTGGATTCTTCTCGTCTAATTTCTTCAATAGCCAGAATCTTTTCCTCTAAAGTATagtggaaattttatacattaatagaataaatataaaaaaacctacaaattaaattcacaTTCTATATtacctgtttttttttttgatttattaccaCTTGAATGACGATTATGAAACTGCATAGAATCTGAGTCAATATTTAACAGTGTATTTGAATCATTTTGCAAAGATTTTCCATTATTACCCAACACACTTTTAGATTTAGAAACTTTAGTAGTATGTGCTTGAAGCAAACtggatttattttgaatttttggtGGTACATTAAATTTGTTGGCAAATGCCATTAATCTCTTTTTAGCCTGTAGTTTTCCTAATACTGGCTTGAGCATTTTAGGACTTTCCAATCTAGGTGTATCTCCATCACTGACTTGACCTTTTGTACTTTCTGGTGTTTCTGGCATTTGTATATCAAGCAAAGATATTGGAATGTCTGGTGTTGGTTCTTCTGGAGCATAAGCATCTTCTGATTGCGacattatgttaatattttttttttctgtttcttctatataaaatcatatcaaaataagaaaataataaaattaatttatgataaaaataaacaaataggTATGAAAATTTACCTTGAGAAAGATCAATTAAATCTGTCTTTGTCATTGACAATGCCTTATTTTATCATGCATatgattattctttaaaatagtacTACGAGCATCAACAAAAGTTTTACTTTTCATGcttaatatgcatatatatcagattctataaaataaaacatatataatttatatctaaaagaattctcaattttgttataaaaaaaatcataattcttatataaggaaattatatattgaaaaatatgattaatattttttttatttttcaattaaagatttttatctaatatcacttgtataaaatgtaataaaaatacttaaatataaatatctatacgTATGTACACAACtgaaaactttattaaaaagtagcACAAGCACAATTAcacaatgtttattattatcgttaataattttaattgataatttccaaataaagaacaaaaaatcaGTTATTAAACTTATTTGAGATAGACAGGTAAAACATTAAAgcatcgataaatttaatttagtagAGCATGTTTTtatcgaggaaaatttaaGCTAAGAAACAGAGATTCAAGTAtctgattttttaatgtaGATAATTTACAGGTTATGACGAATGTagctattttcaataaaattttaaaaatttattattatctagtgaaatatataaaaattccaaaaaatgttaaataaaaaccaAATATCATTAGATGTAATATTGTTAGTTATAAAAACTTACTTCATACTGAATGCTAAGTAACAGACGGATACATATTGCCCACGATAAAAATGACAGAATATTATCAACTTCGCACACCGGATTTTTCGGttccacaaatatttttaatttcactatTCTGTTCCTGTGTTCATCTAAGTCAAACAGAGCTATAAGAAAAGCGTCCGACATTTTAGTCAAACGGCAGGCCGGCAACTATAAATGTTCGTTCATTAATTCAGCAAGAACAAGGATGccaatatttgagaaataaacGAAGAACACTACTAAAcatgtatatttcatttcggtttgataattatttaaatcgaaaaaacgtattttaaaaatatcttgattctgattgaatttaagattaattctataatatcaaatttttgtatgGATTTACACttacaaataaaaactttacattaatatttaacacacacgcgtatacaaatatatttttatattctacttaatattatatctatgaaattatacaaaagcttttatgaatatattcataaaagagatcatttaaaataataaatttgataagttTTACTACAAaacatacattataattaactgtatattttatacacatgcaatattataactttaattttattcttatcataattttacgttaatttttacttaattataattttacgttaatttttattttattataattttacgttcatttttcatttaaacaatttttaagattttataattatctaacaATATTTTTGCTGTTttgttcttgaaaattaacatATCAAGTCCAAATAAAAGTTCTAAGATAGAATGTTTctaatattgaatttgtatgcattataaaataaatatgtagatTAATCTTCCATTTCTGATGGATCACCGCCCATTGCTTTCCAGAAAGCAGTGACTAATTGTTCAGCTGCTATACGTCTTTGATTAGTTGGCAATAATGCTGCATGTTCTTTCATAGCCTTTAATTGACTAAACAATTCTCCAAAATCTGTATTTTCTTCACCCATTATTCCatctgaaacaaataatatatatacactgaaacaaaaatttatgataaaattttgttcaactGACCTAACATATTTTCTATTGGTAATGTTTCTGTAGAATCttgatttaattcaattttcccaAATTGTTCTTCAACTTTATTCATGTCAGGATTTCGCTCTTCCATATCTGATGGTTttccttaaaattaatataaattgtaaatatttacaattaataaataaatatttatatttataaagtaatagttttttaatctagttaatttagtttaaacatttataatccAAATTTTAGGGGGAAACCTTTAAGTGTCATATTTGGCCACATATGAGCATGTAAAGCTTCAATAATTCTCTCAATaccatatttgttattttctgaATCAGCTTCTGAAGCATCTATATCAGgtctatttaattcaattaactcAAATCTATTTTGTAAACACCATTTTAtcactaaaatattataaacacatgttaatattttattatttaataacatttatgtatcgattattatttttatataccttTGTTTCTAATAACagtatctattataaaattacaagaaaacAGTAACACTTCTACTTCTGCTAAAGAAGCAATCAAAGATGACCATTCCTTTAAATTCTGATCTGCATTTTCCTAAAGAAATCAAAACTAAAAATCATTTGCTCTGTCAaagattctatttaaaatttaaatatcttactGTCTGTGGATCATGATGTACAATCAATGCTTCCACAtcattgattgaaatattttgagaagAATTTTCTATAACACATATCAATACCTGtgctttgtaatatttattttgaatattccataaatagtAATCAAAATGATCTTGgttagataatttttctcctcctatatctataaaatatataacacataaaaataagaaatcaatataaaatcaatataaataaaaataattctcatgcatacttttattttaaaaaaattaatttattaaacttgtcaaattaatattaaaatgcgaaagatatttaaatttcaacttaCTTATAGCAATTTCGTtagcttttcctttttctgtgcttattattaatattcgtggtagattcattataataatattttataatactattaaaattataagaagatattttaaaatttaaaagatactatttattatttgatatttaggTTATGATTACGATCTTAATATCAATtgacataaaaatatgataatgaatggataaaataaattatttttatatgatatatagcGATATCTGTcactatatttgaaaataaatcaattaaattatattaaacatcaataaaattgcaattcaTAACATTTCGTGATAGACCATCAGAACTATGTTTGACATTATTTGATCATTAAAAGAACtagaataattctattaatctcatgcaatatttcgataaattctcatgtaatattgtttcaataaattccaaaatatgaaaaacatagctatttaatttaaaattattatcttacttaaaaatgattttataattttaaatagatcaaTTACacgcgataaaattttttatcattattatctttaaattttcaaatattcatttgtagataatttttaaaaatcatgtatataataatacaatgtaatataatatataatata
This DNA window, taken from Apis cerana isolate GH-2021 linkage group LG5, AcerK_1.0, whole genome shotgun sequence, encodes the following:
- the LOC108003294 gene encoding alpha- and gamma-adaptin-binding protein p34 isoform X2 gives rise to the protein MNLPRILIISTEKGKANEIAINIGGEKLSNQDHFDYYLWNIQNKYYKAQENADQNLKEWSSLIASLAEVEVLLFSCNFIIDTVIRNKVIKWCLQNRFELIELNRPDIDASEADSENNKYGIERIIEALHAHMWPNMTLKGKPSDMEERNPDMNKVEEQFGKIELNQDSTETLPIENMLDGIMGEENTDFGELFSQLKAMKEHAALLPTNQRRIAAEQLVTAFWKAMGGDPSEMED
- the LOC108003294 gene encoding alpha- and gamma-adaptin-binding protein p34 isoform X1 codes for the protein MNLPRILIISTEKGKANEIAINIGGEKLSNQDHFDYYLWNIQNKYYKAQVLICVIENSSQNISINDVEALIVHHDPQTENADQNLKEWSSLIASLAEVEVLLFSCNFIIDTVIRNKVIKWCLQNRFELIELNRPDIDASEADSENNKYGIERIIEALHAHMWPNMTLKGKPSDMEERNPDMNKVEEQFGKIELNQDSTETLPIENMLDGIMGEENTDFGELFSQLKAMKEHAALLPTNQRRIAAEQLVTAFWKAMGGDPSEMED